The Cucumis melo cultivar AY chromosome 5, USDA_Cmelo_AY_1.0, whole genome shotgun sequence genome has a segment encoding these proteins:
- the LOC103491265 gene encoding 2-methyl-6-phytyl-1,4-hydroquinone methyltransferase, chloroplastic, whose translation MASAMLNGAECLKLTRGLGFSGSNLHGRNFPKLGLVPSFGCSKAGTVSMAPRCSLSASRPASQPRFIQHKKEAFWFYRFLSIVYDHIINPGHWTEDMRDEALEPADLNNRNMIVVDVGGGTGFTTLGIVKHVDAKNVTILDQSPHQLAKVKKKEALKDCKIIEGDAEDLPFRTDYADRYVSAGSIEYWPDPQRGIKEAYRVLKLGGKACIIGPVYPTFWLSRFFADVWMLFPKEEEYIQWFKNAGFKDVQLKRIGPKWYRGVRRHGLIMGCSVTGVKPYSGDSPLQLGPKEEDVSKPVNPLVFLYRFILGAMAATYYVLVPIYMWIKDQIVPKGQPI comes from the exons ATGGCTTCCGCAATGCTTAATGGAGCTGAATGCCTCAAGCTCACCAGAGGGTTGGGTTTCTCTGGTTCCAATCTCCATGGGAGGAATTTCCCTAAATTGGGTTTAGTTCCCAGTTTTGGGTGTTCTAAGGCTGGGACTGTGTCCATGGCGCCTAGGTGTAGTCTTTCTGCTTCTCGACCGGCTTCTCAACCTAGGTTTATTCAGCACAAGAAAGAAGCCTTTTGGTTTTATAGGTTTCTTTCCATTGTGTATGACCATATCATAAACCCTGGGCATTGGACTGAGGATATGAGGGATGAAGCTCTTGAGCCTGCGGATCTCAACAATAGAAATATGATTGTGGTGGATGTTGGTGGTGGCACGGGGTTTACTACTTTAGGAATAGTGAAGCATGTGGATGCTAAAAATGTGACCATTTTGGACCAATCGCCTCATCAGCTTGCTAAGGTTAAGAAGAAAGAGGCATTGAAAGACTGCAAAATTATTGAAGGGGATGCTGAGGATCTTCCATTTCGTACTGATTATGCGGATAGATATGTTTCTGCTGGAAG TATTGAATACTGGCCAGATCCACAGCGTGGCATCAAGGAAGCATATAGAGTCCTGAAACTTGGGGGAAAAGCATGCATAATTGGTCCAGTGTACCCAACATTTTGGTTGTCTCGCTTCTTTGCAGATGTGTGGATGCTTTTCCCAAAGGAAGAGGAGTATATTCAGTGGTTCAAAAATGCTGGATTTAAGGACGTCCAATTGAAAAGGATTGGTCCAAAATGGTACCGAGGAGTTCGTCGCCATGGTCTAATCATGGGATGTTCTGTGACTGGTGTGAAACCATATTCTGGTGACTCTCCTTTGCAG CTTGGTCCCAAGGAAGAGGACGTATCAAAACCTGTAAATCCGTTGGTATTTCTGTATCGCTTCATTCTGGGAGCCATGGCAGCTACATACTATGTGCTGGTTCCCATATACATGTGGATCAAAGATCAGATTGTTCCAAAAGGTCAACCAATCTGA
- the LOC103491264 gene encoding guanine nucleotide-binding protein subunit gamma 2 isoform X1 — MASSLDEHLLTNASIGVGTVVDSRGKHRILAELKRLEQELRYLQEELDEVEKMGNISSICKDLLPCIETKTDPLLPVLNGVVNPSWNRWFEGSPSSPECSCWIL; from the exons ATGGCGTCGTCTCTGGATGAACACCTCCTCACCAACGCTTCAATTGGAGTCGGAACCGTTGTTGATTCCAGAGGAAAGCACCGCATTCTCGCCGAACTCAAGCGTCTTGAACAAGAACTCAGATATTTGCAG GAAGAGTTGGATGAAGTTGAGAAAATGGGAAACATCTCATCGATATGCAAAGA CTTGCTTCCCTGCATCGAAACCAAAACAGACCCACTTTTACCCGT GCTGAATGGTGTTGTAAATCCATCATGGAATCGTTGGTTTGAAGGATCCCCAAGCTCACCAGAATGTAGCTGCTGGATTCTCTAA
- the LOC103491266 gene encoding calmodulin-like — MAAEALTEDQIADFREAFCLIDKDADGFITVEELGAVIQSLDVHPTKNEIRDMISEVDVDNNGTIDFDEFLNVMARKMKDNVTEELKEAFKVFDRDQDGYISAFELRNVMINLGERLTDDEAEQMIREADLDGDGRVSYEEFARIMTIS, encoded by the exons atggCTGCTGAAGCTCTTACAGAAGATCAAATCGCTGATTTTCGTGAAGCCTTTTGTTTAATCGACAAGGATGCGGATG GATTCATCACTGTGGAAGAGCTAGGGGCAGTAATTCAGTCGTTGGATGTACATCCCACCAAGAATGAAATTAGAGATATGATAAGTGAAGTTGATGTTGATAATAACGGGACGATAGATTTTGACGAGTTTCTAAATGTCATGGCTAGGAAAATGAAG GACAATGTTACTGAGGAGCTAAAAGAAGCCTTCAAAGTGTTTGATAGAGACCAAGATGGTTATATCTCAGCTTTTGAG TTGAGAAATGTAATGATAAATTTGGGAGAGAGATTGACAGACGACGAGGCAGAACAAATGATTCGAGAAGCCGATTTGGATGGCGATGGGCGAGTGAGTTACGAAGAGTTTGCCAGGATAATGACAATCAGTTGA
- the LOC103491264 gene encoding guanine nucleotide-binding protein subunit gamma 2 isoform X2, with protein MASSLDEHLLTNASIGVGTVVDSRGKHRILAELKRLEQELRYLQEELDEVEKMGNISSICKELNGVVNPSWNRWFEGSPSSPECSCWIL; from the exons ATGGCGTCGTCTCTGGATGAACACCTCCTCACCAACGCTTCAATTGGAGTCGGAACCGTTGTTGATTCCAGAGGAAAGCACCGCATTCTCGCCGAACTCAAGCGTCTTGAACAAGAACTCAGATATTTGCAG GAAGAGTTGGATGAAGTTGAGAAAATGGGAAACATCTCATCGATATGCAAAGA GCTGAATGGTGTTGTAAATCCATCATGGAATCGTTGGTTTGAAGGATCCCCAAGCTCACCAGAATGTAGCTGCTGGATTCTCTAA